gtcataAATAAAACCGCTTCGATCcggatttattttcttatcaatATGATATGATATCATTtgtttacacaatttttaaatagaaattcttctacttttttatcaatccataaaatttaatctctaaaaataaaaaaatctaactacacaattaaaaatttaaatctagcaaaaacattttttatcgtgCCAAATGtcctttttcatcattattccATGGTGCGTCATCCgatcacaaaaaaagtatttttttacatcatcCGTTCGCTAGTTTGCATCAAACAACTTTGTAATAATGCTTACATGCGATTCCATTGACTGTCactgtctaaaaaaaaattgtttttttcattgaaaaatgacacgaaaaatcgaacaaaatttaattgttcgataaaaaatgtaaaaaaatctgttacaAACCTGCACAAGTTCATCCTCCGTAAAATCATTGATAATTTCGATGCGTGGATCGCCCATTTGATTGTGCACAAGTCGACAATTATCCTCGCCCTCGAAGCGCATAATTGCCCGTACATTATTCCGCAGCAGTGCTCGTTGCTGCGTAAATTCCACATTTTCCCGGAAAACAATTTCGTGTGTCTTGAAGGGAATTTCTTCGCGCCACACATACTCGTCTTGCTGTTTTATGAGACGAACGGCAATCGGCACGCGTCCCACTAATTTTCGCGAAACTGCATTGACGCCGAGTTCTTTCAGGACCGCATCGAGATTTTCGTGATgaattcttttgtattttcgtCCCTTCCATGGAGGAGGAATTCCGCTCGACTGTCTatcgtacattttttttaaacaaaattatgcggaaaaaaatttaattagggttaagtgaaaaaaatgtgtcaacaAACCACGACTTTCAAGTTCAGTCtcgtactaaaatttaattaatcacgCAGATTTCGCTCCGTACAGGTAACGAATGCAAAGATAGCGACAACGATAAGACCCTTCGATACCGATTATCTTTCAACAATAGCTCGACTTGATgacgttgaattttttttttctttttgcacttttgtgatttttcctTATCATCGTCATTACACGACGACGATCCACACATATCACGAGCAAACAAGTCTCTGAACAAACAAAGTTTTGCCGTAAATCCTCCGTAAGCTCCTTAAATCAACtgccgaaaaattttctaagccATTGCTAGTTAATTGGTGTGccatgtgataaaaaaaaaaattaccaaaatgcaaacaatttaaataagagGCTTAAactcttgtaaatttttcgggtgatatttaaatttttcccacaTTTCGTGCTGCCATACGCCGTACATGGGAATAAAATCTCTTATCATATCATTTTTGTTTCCCGAAATAACAATGctacacattttattttgaattaaatatgagttctgttttgttttcaattgcCGTTCAATCCTTTTCTACTCTCGAGTGTTGCAGGCCGTAAAATGAAGACGAAAATATGGagaaaagtcatcaaaaatttaaaatatccgAGAATTTGTGTTTTACTGACAGGAAaagattataaaatatttgagtttATGTGTTgaataaacaacttttgtagaGACCTTTGTCTTTGTTTTGATGTCGAGTTATTATTGTTGACAAAATTTCGATACTTGGTGTGCCATTAAAGGATCAAGCAGGATGGGTATTAGGTGTTActtggaattttatttaattgtagcaaaattttagtgaaatagtttttaaactgataaaaaattaattttttagttgtttaaaataagtaattttttaagtaaaaaattgtcaagagcatataagtaataatttttaattttttttacatcaaaaaacaatcgaaaaaaatcttttgaggaattaaataaattaaagacaagaaaaaacatgATATTAAACTCTgcggaaaatttaattcttataagctaataattaattgaaaaatctggaaatttaatgttattaaaaaaaatgaaaataattttttaatgttttcatttaattaattttaatttgattttatttttatttttatttaattaattttatttaattaattgtattaatttaatttaattaatttatatttaattcataaaaaattcatacctaaatattttatgttcttttgaaataattttaataaaaaactaaatattcaatatgatataaaaaaaattgttttaaaaactataaaattaaatttaaaaaaaatataaaaaaagtttttaaacaattaactttaatttattaatttggcttaaatataatttaattaaaatacatttaaattaattatttaaaaaaaatataaaaataatttaatttatttttctaaaaaaaaaacattattaaaaatttccaatgaaataaataaattttgtggaatACTTCAGCTTGACTGTTTTCATATAAGAGCTCTAAATTTTCAATGCTTTATGACACCAACTACACCATAGTAACCATATCAAGAATTTAATAAGTCAATATATCGGCAAACAATGACAATAGCTGATAAATTTTCGCTTCAGTTAACTATTTTGACAAGCATGGCTTACCAAGGTCTCACAATAAATGTcagtgttaattaaattttctatcatAATGTCCAAATAAACtattatttctattaattCAACACTTGCATTgtcgaaattttattcaagtgTGGTTTCAATTGAACTTTATTATCTTTGTGTTATGTTTTGATCACCAAAGAagctttttgttaaatttttgataaaacttcaaataattccttttaaaaactacaaaaaatcgtaattttaaGATGTCTTAAGTTTTTCAATCAACGAAAAAGTATTCAAAAAGATAAAAGAAGAGATGTCTGAGAACGGATTATgactttgaagaaaattcatttatattttaattgaaaattcagaCGTAATTTTTGGAGATCCTGAGGCATTTCACAGCATTTTCAatcattattttctatttctgGGAATTcccttt
The sequence above is drawn from the Culicoides brevitarsis isolate CSIRO-B50_1 chromosome 1, AGI_CSIRO_Cbre_v1, whole genome shotgun sequence genome and encodes:
- the LOC134837063 gene encoding fatty acid-binding protein-like isoform X1; this translates as MYDRQSSGIPPPWKGRKYKRIHHENLDAVLKELGVNAVSRKLVGRVPIAVRLIKQQDEYVWREEIPFKTHEIVFRENVEFTQQRALLRNNVRAIMRFEGEDNCRLVHNQMGDPRIEIINDFTEDELVQTVTVNGIACKHYYKVV
- the LOC134837063 gene encoding fatty acid-binding protein-like isoform X2, producing MYDRQSSGIPPPWKGRKYKRIHHENLDAVLKELGVNAVSRKLVGRVPIAVRLIKQQDEYVWREEIPFKTHEIVFRENVEFTQQRALLRNNVRAIMRFEGEDNCRLVHNQMGDPRIEIINDFTEDELVQ